Proteins from a genomic interval of Rhodococcus rhodochrous:
- a CDS encoding NAD(P)-dependent alcohol dehydrogenase: MTSTTGTTTVAAYAATAPDAPLSKTTVERRALGPLDVLIAIEFAGICHSDIHTARNEWGGTKYPIVPGHEIVGTVAAVGSDVTEHAVGDRVGVGCFVNSCGECDPCRTGFEQHCTNRVTGTYNSVDRDGTVTQGGYSTHIVVTEHFVLRIPDGLDPAAAAPLLCAGITLYSPLKRWNAGPGSKVAIIGMGGLGHVGVKIAAAMGAEVTVLGHSLSKRDDGLRFGAVDYRSTEDESTFKELRGKFDLILNTVSVNLDLDRYLSLLRLHGTLVGLGLPEKPLSVRAFSLAMNDRAMAGSNVGGIPDTQEMLDFCAEHGIGAEIELISADRINEAYDRVVASDVRYRFVIDASTF, encoded by the coding sequence ATGACGTCCACCACCGGTACGACCACCGTCGCCGCCTACGCCGCCACCGCGCCCGACGCGCCCCTGTCGAAGACCACCGTCGAACGACGTGCGCTCGGTCCGCTCGACGTACTCATCGCCATCGAGTTCGCCGGCATCTGCCATTCCGACATCCACACCGCCCGGAACGAATGGGGCGGGACCAAGTACCCGATCGTGCCGGGTCACGAGATCGTCGGCACCGTCGCCGCCGTCGGTTCCGATGTCACGGAACACGCCGTCGGAGACCGGGTCGGCGTGGGCTGCTTCGTGAACTCCTGTGGCGAATGTGATCCCTGCCGAACAGGATTCGAACAGCACTGCACCAATCGGGTGACGGGGACCTACAACTCCGTCGACCGCGACGGCACCGTCACCCAGGGCGGCTACTCCACGCACATCGTCGTCACAGAACACTTCGTCCTGAGGATTCCCGACGGACTCGACCCGGCCGCCGCGGCACCTCTGCTGTGCGCGGGAATCACCCTGTACTCGCCGCTGAAGCGGTGGAATGCGGGACCGGGCAGCAAGGTCGCGATCATCGGCATGGGCGGTCTCGGACACGTCGGTGTGAAGATCGCTGCAGCGATGGGCGCGGAGGTGACCGTGCTGGGCCACTCGCTGTCGAAGCGGGACGACGGCCTGCGTTTCGGGGCGGTCGACTACCGATCGACCGAGGACGAGTCGACGTTCAAGGAGCTGCGCGGAAAGTTCGACCTGATCCTCAACACCGTCTCGGTCAACCTCGACCTCGACCGCTACCTGTCGTTGCTGCGGCTGCACGGCACCCTCGTCGGCCTCGGCCTGCCCGAGAAGCCGCTGTCGGTGCGGGCGTTCTCGCTCGCGATGAACGATCGTGCGATGGCCGGATCGAATGTCGGCGGCATCCCCGACACGCAGGAGATGCTCGACTTCTGCGCAGAGCACGGCATCGGGGCGGAGATCGAGCTGATCTCCGCGGACCGTATCAACGAAGCATACGACCGTGTGGTCGCCAGTGACGTGCGCTACCGGTTCGTGATCGACGCCTCGACGTTCTGA
- a CDS encoding glycosyltransferase — protein sequence MVKIAMVAGQVNPLLGYGAHAGAPPQGLHVHLAELSSALAGAGHEVVVYTRREDRDGPDRISTPGGYEVVQVPAGPPSPLRPDETASAMGEFGSFLDREWRQRPPDITHAHYWLSGLATQLATRSLGIPTVQTFHSLGTVEHRIREKTAMDASARDRIRLERLIARGATRMIATSSDEVFELARMGLPRTRTTVVPSGVDAAHYSTAAAPDTTRTRKHRLLAAGPLEPGSGFDIAIEALAGIPDTELVIAAHPAPPYLSRRSDEQEKSRLVKLARVRGVQGRVRIRRDVGRDEMPGLLLSADAVVSTPWHDPSGMLALQAMSCGRPVIATASGGMLDTVLDDATGLLVPTRSPEAVAAAARRLLSDATTRATFGIAGRDRVLARYTWDRVAEDTLRAYERCVPVRRTAHRTARTGVQ from the coding sequence GTGGTGAAGATCGCGATGGTTGCCGGACAAGTGAATCCCCTGCTCGGTTACGGCGCGCACGCAGGTGCGCCGCCGCAAGGACTGCACGTCCACCTGGCCGAACTGTCCTCCGCCCTCGCCGGGGCCGGCCACGAGGTGGTGGTCTACACCCGCCGCGAGGACCGCGACGGCCCCGACCGGATCTCCACCCCCGGCGGATACGAGGTGGTGCAGGTACCGGCAGGACCGCCGTCCCCGCTGCGCCCCGACGAAACCGCCTCGGCAATGGGGGAATTCGGGAGCTTTCTGGATCGGGAGTGGCGTCAGCGGCCACCGGACATCACCCACGCCCACTACTGGCTGTCGGGTCTGGCCACCCAGCTCGCCACCCGTTCGCTGGGTATTCCCACGGTTCAGACCTTTCACTCCCTCGGCACGGTCGAGCACCGCATCCGGGAGAAGACGGCGATGGACGCATCCGCGCGCGACCGAATCCGCTTGGAGCGACTCATCGCCCGGGGCGCGACGCGCATGATCGCGACGAGTTCCGATGAGGTGTTCGAACTGGCGCGCATGGGCCTCCCCCGCACGCGGACCACAGTCGTGCCGAGCGGAGTGGACGCCGCGCACTACAGCACCGCCGCCGCTCCCGACACCACGAGGACCCGCAAGCATCGTCTGCTCGCAGCCGGCCCTCTCGAGCCGGGCTCCGGGTTCGACATCGCCATCGAAGCGCTGGCGGGCATTCCCGATACCGAACTCGTCATCGCTGCGCATCCCGCTCCCCCGTACCTGTCGCGTCGATCCGACGAGCAGGAGAAGTCCCGTCTCGTGAAGCTCGCGCGCGTACGCGGTGTGCAGGGACGCGTTCGGATCCGACGCGATGTCGGTCGGGACGAGATGCCCGGTCTGCTTCTGTCCGCCGACGCCGTGGTCTCGACTCCCTGGCACGATCCGTCGGGGATGCTCGCCCTGCAGGCGATGTCGTGTGGTCGCCCGGTGATCGCGACCGCTTCCGGAGGAATGCTCGATACCGTGCTCGACGACGCCACCGGTCTTCTCGTGCCTACCCGTTCCCCCGAGGCCGTCGCGGCAGCCGCGCGCCGGCTCCTCTCCGATGCGACGACACGCGCCACCTTCGGGATCGCCGGACGCGACCGCGTGCTCGCCCGGTACACCTGGGATCGCGTGGCGGAGGACACCCTTCGCGCCTACGAGCGGTGTGTGCCGGTTCGGCGTACTGCACACCGGACCGCACGGACCGGTGTGCAGTAG
- a CDS encoding ATP-binding protein — MAKSASIESARDHNPPVVELRVEAHPDQLAVLRAVAAAIALQHDFDLDTVADVKLAVDEAATRLIMGAPEDAVLACSFRAALPLLHISLSAPTNDASAIGQPRSFGWHVLNSLTESISVTSDDSRATIDMSIAEGSADR, encoded by the coding sequence ATGGCAAAATCCGCGTCGATCGAATCGGCACGCGACCACAATCCCCCGGTAGTCGAACTCCGAGTAGAGGCCCATCCCGATCAGCTCGCAGTGCTCCGAGCGGTAGCCGCTGCGATCGCGCTGCAGCACGACTTCGACCTCGATACCGTGGCGGACGTGAAGCTCGCCGTCGACGAAGCGGCCACACGGCTGATCATGGGCGCTCCCGAGGACGCGGTTCTGGCCTGCTCCTTCCGGGCGGCCCTTCCGCTGCTGCACATCAGCCTGTCTGCCCCGACGAACGACGCATCCGCGATCGGGCAGCCGCGATCCTTCGGATGGCACGTGCTCAACTCGCTGACCGAGTCCATCTCGGTGACCAGCGACGACTCGCGCGCCACGATAGACATGTCCATCGCCGAAGGCAGCGCCGATCGGTGA
- a CDS encoding STAS domain-containing protein, producing the protein MTVPQRIAAQVDSAPSTWSAQPIRSDIPAQRVVGAEFSAQKIEPDLVWIDVRGEIDIRNAHALHAFTHRQLEESIRMVVDLGAVEFFGAAGLSVFDDLDERARALNVRWALLSGRPVERLLRVADAAIAAKACKTREAALAAVAPMT; encoded by the coding sequence ATGACCGTTCCTCAGCGAATTGCCGCACAGGTCGATTCCGCCCCTTCCACGTGGTCGGCTCAGCCGATCAGGTCCGACATTCCCGCACAGCGGGTCGTCGGGGCGGAGTTCAGTGCTCAGAAGATCGAACCGGACCTCGTCTGGATCGACGTACGAGGTGAGATCGACATCCGTAACGCACACGCTCTGCACGCGTTCACCCACCGGCAGCTCGAAGAATCCATCCGTATGGTCGTCGATCTCGGAGCAGTCGAATTCTTCGGTGCGGCGGGGTTGTCGGTCTTCGACGATCTCGACGAACGGGCGCGTGCCCTGAATGTCCGCTGGGCCTTGCTGAGTGGGCGGCCGGTGGAACGGCTGCTCCGGGTCGCCGATGCGGCCATCGCCGCCAAGGCCTGCAAGACACGTGAAGCAGCGCTCGCTGCCGTCGCTCCTATGACCTGA
- the metE gene encoding 5-methyltetrahydropteroyltriglutamate--homocysteine S-methyltransferase, with translation MATLADGYGSSILGYPRIGPRRELKFALEAYWHGEGTRDELVAVARELQENTWRELAATGLTQVPGNTFSYYDHVLDNALLFGALPDRFRPLVDELDPLDLYFTLCRGREDFPPLELVRWFGSNYHYRQPELDENTVFELNSAAVLDEFERAKAEGVELRPVVLGPASLLLLSKVAPTSTKEGFRTLDLLDALLPEYEKLFEQLARAGATCVQLDEPSFTEDRSEEELAALARAYDVLSHAPLRPRLLVTGPYGHLGEALPILAASKIEAIGLDLVDGRISADELAAVPGLKRKRIYAGVVDGRNVWKVDRHRTLEYLKSIAAVAPDLVVSTSSSLLHVPYDVLVEYDIPGDVADRLAFAKQKVGEVVSLAKALTTGAEERWRKPPVSVHFKQKHTVRARLNAVTPAHRVRAPYEERRVAQQKRLDLPPVPTATLGSFPQTAEIRRARAELGRGRMSYDEYVKRIQEEIESTIRLQEDIGLDVLVHGEHERNDMVQYFAELMEGFATTHFGWVQAYGSRCTRPPILYGDIVRPKPMTVEWISFAQSLTDKPVKGMLTGPVTMLARSYVRQDQPLHETADQLALAIRDEIADLERAGIAIIQVDEPAIRELLPLRQDGRAEYLDWAVDAFRLATGGAKPETQIHTHLTYSGQASVVDAIERLDADVTAIVATRSIRWVLEAIKDRALSHGVGPGVYESRSARIPDIDELDELLTEAAESVELDRLWANPDGGLKTRHHWQLEPSLRNLVAAARRLRRRAAQQSDQAG, from the coding sequence ATGGCAACTCTCGCCGACGGATACGGATCGAGCATCCTCGGGTACCCGCGCATCGGACCCCGCCGCGAGCTCAAGTTCGCCCTCGAGGCCTACTGGCACGGTGAGGGCACGCGCGACGAACTCGTCGCGGTCGCTCGCGAGCTCCAGGAGAACACCTGGCGCGAGCTCGCAGCCACGGGTCTGACCCAGGTACCCGGCAACACGTTCTCCTACTACGACCACGTCCTGGACAACGCCCTGTTGTTCGGAGCGCTGCCCGACCGGTTCCGTCCGCTGGTCGACGAGCTCGACCCGCTCGATCTGTACTTCACGCTGTGCCGTGGACGCGAGGACTTCCCGCCGCTCGAGCTGGTGCGCTGGTTCGGCAGCAACTACCACTACCGCCAGCCCGAACTCGACGAGAACACCGTCTTCGAGTTGAACTCGGCGGCCGTGCTCGACGAGTTCGAGCGTGCGAAGGCCGAGGGCGTCGAGCTGCGTCCGGTGGTGCTCGGCCCGGCCTCGCTGCTGCTGCTGTCGAAGGTCGCGCCGACGTCGACGAAGGAGGGTTTCCGCACCCTCGACCTGCTCGACGCGCTGCTCCCCGAGTACGAGAAGCTCTTCGAGCAGCTCGCCCGCGCCGGCGCGACCTGCGTGCAGCTCGACGAGCCGTCCTTCACCGAGGACCGCAGCGAGGAGGAGCTCGCAGCCCTCGCGCGTGCCTACGACGTGCTCTCCCACGCTCCGCTGCGGCCGCGTCTGCTCGTGACCGGCCCGTACGGGCATCTCGGTGAGGCGCTGCCGATCCTGGCCGCGTCGAAGATCGAGGCGATCGGCCTGGACCTGGTCGACGGCCGCATCAGCGCGGACGAACTGGCCGCCGTGCCCGGACTGAAGCGCAAGCGCATCTACGCCGGTGTCGTCGACGGCCGCAACGTGTGGAAGGTCGACCGCCACCGCACGCTCGAGTACCTGAAGTCCATCGCCGCGGTCGCACCGGATCTCGTCGTGTCGACCTCGTCCTCGCTGTTGCACGTGCCCTACGACGTGCTCGTCGAGTACGACATCCCCGGCGACGTCGCCGATCGTCTCGCGTTCGCGAAGCAGAAGGTGGGGGAGGTGGTCTCCCTCGCCAAGGCGCTCACCACCGGAGCCGAGGAGCGGTGGCGCAAGCCGCCCGTGTCGGTGCACTTCAAGCAGAAGCACACCGTCCGTGCACGTCTGAACGCGGTCACTCCCGCTCATCGGGTGCGCGCGCCGTACGAGGAGCGCCGCGTCGCGCAGCAGAAGCGCCTGGATCTGCCGCCGGTGCCGACGGCGACGCTGGGGTCGTTCCCTCAGACCGCGGAGATCCGCAGGGCACGAGCAGAACTCGGTCGCGGCCGGATGTCGTACGACGAGTACGTCAAGCGGATCCAGGAGGAGATCGAGTCCACCATCCGTCTGCAGGAGGACATCGGTCTCGACGTCCTCGTCCACGGCGAACACGAACGCAACGACATGGTGCAGTACTTCGCCGAGCTGATGGAGGGCTTCGCCACCACGCACTTCGGCTGGGTGCAGGCCTACGGTTCACGTTGCACGCGACCGCCTATCCTCTACGGCGACATCGTGCGTCCGAAGCCGATGACGGTCGAGTGGATCTCGTTCGCACAGTCGCTGACCGACAAGCCGGTCAAGGGCATGCTCACCGGTCCGGTGACGATGCTGGCGCGTTCCTACGTGCGTCAGGATCAGCCGCTCCACGAGACGGCCGACCAGCTCGCACTGGCCATCCGCGACGAGATCGCCGATCTCGAGCGGGCGGGCATCGCGATCATCCAGGTCGACGAACCGGCCATCCGCGAACTGCTGCCGCTGCGCCAGGACGGGCGTGCCGAATACCTCGACTGGGCCGTCGACGCCTTCCGTCTCGCCACCGGTGGTGCGAAGCCGGAGACGCAGATCCACACGCACCTGACCTATTCGGGTCAGGCCTCGGTGGTCGACGCGATCGAGCGGCTCGACGCCGACGTCACGGCGATCGTGGCGACGCGCTCGATCCGCTGGGTGCTCGAAGCGATCAAGGACCGCGCGCTGTCCCACGGTGTCGGCCCCGGTGTCTACGAGTCGCGGTCGGCCCGGATCCCGGACATCGACGAGCTCGACGAGTTGCTCACCGAAGCGGCGGAATCGGTGGAACTCGACCGGTTGTGGGCCAATCCGGACGGCGGTCTCAAGACCCGTCACCACTGGCAGCTCGAACCGTCGCTGCGCAATCTCGTCGCTGCGGCGCGGCGCTTGCGCCGCCGGGCGGCCCAGCAGTCCGATCAGGCCGGATAG
- a CDS encoding SigB/SigF/SigG family RNA polymerase sigma factor, protein MTRNTGRSSDEYADVTETLRTLLALEEDDPGRVRIRDEVVERCLPLAEHIARRFDGRGEAFEDLLQVARLGLVNAVDRFDPERGSDFVSFAVPTIMGEVRRHFRDAGWAVRVPRRMKELHLSLSKATSELSQRLGRAPTASELAEELGIDQEEVLQGLVAGNAYQTVSVDRSSPSGDDGLTLADTLGDYDTALDEVENHEALRPLLEALPARERTVVLLRFFGNMTQTQIAERVGVSQMHVSRLLTKTLAQLREQLGDNF, encoded by the coding sequence GTGACGCGCAACACGGGTAGGTCGAGCGACGAGTATGCCGACGTCACCGAAACGCTGAGAACGCTCCTCGCCCTCGAGGAGGACGACCCCGGTCGTGTCCGCATCCGCGACGAAGTGGTCGAGCGGTGTCTTCCGCTCGCCGAGCACATCGCCCGACGCTTCGACGGCCGTGGTGAGGCCTTCGAGGACCTGCTGCAGGTGGCGCGTCTGGGCCTGGTCAACGCGGTCGACCGGTTCGACCCCGAACGCGGCTCGGATTTCGTCTCCTTCGCGGTCCCCACGATCATGGGTGAGGTGCGCCGGCACTTCCGCGACGCCGGCTGGGCCGTTCGTGTGCCGAGGCGCATGAAGGAACTGCATCTGTCCCTGAGCAAGGCCACCTCCGAGCTCTCCCAGCGCCTCGGACGCGCGCCCACCGCCTCCGAGCTCGCCGAGGAACTCGGCATCGATCAGGAGGAGGTGCTGCAGGGTCTCGTGGCCGGCAACGCCTACCAGACGGTGTCGGTCGACCGGTCGTCCCCGTCCGGCGACGACGGGCTCACCCTCGCCGACACCCTCGGCGACTACGACACCGCGCTCGACGAGGTCGAGAACCACGAGGCGCTGCGACCGCTGCTCGAGGCCCTTCCGGCCCGTGAACGCACGGTCGTCCTGCTGCGCTTCTTCGGCAACATGACGCAGACGCAGATCGCCGAGCGCGTGGGTGTCTCGCAGATGCACGTGTCGCGTCTGCTCACGAAGACCCTCGCGCAGCTCCGCGAGCAGCTCGGCGACAACTTCTGA
- a CDS encoding 3-hydroxybutyryl-CoA dehydrogenase, whose translation MTSEKIQRVGVIGAGIMGAGIAEVCARAHVDVLVFEQTRELAAAGRARILRSLDRGVSSGKITEREREQAAWRLRFTSDLGDFADRQLVVEAVVEDEKLKSEIFAELDKIVTDPNAVLASNTSSIPIMKLGIATGAPERVIGMHFFNPVPVLPLVELVTTLKTSPTVSERAEAFAADVLGKQVVRSSDRAGFIANALLVPYLLSAIRMVESGFATKEDIDKTMVLGCAHPMGPLALTDLVGLDTVKSIADSMYEEFKEPLYSAPPLLQRMVEAGLVGKKSGAGFYEYADNGRTVKKAG comes from the coding sequence GTGACCAGCGAAAAGATTCAGCGCGTCGGCGTGATCGGCGCCGGCATCATGGGCGCAGGTATCGCCGAGGTGTGCGCACGCGCTCATGTCGACGTACTGGTGTTCGAGCAGACCCGCGAACTCGCGGCCGCCGGACGCGCCCGCATCCTCCGGTCGCTGGACCGGGGTGTGAGCAGCGGAAAGATCACCGAGCGTGAGCGTGAGCAGGCCGCATGGCGTCTGCGCTTCACCTCCGATCTCGGTGACTTCGCCGATCGGCAGCTCGTCGTGGAGGCCGTCGTCGAGGACGAGAAGCTCAAGAGCGAGATCTTCGCCGAGCTCGACAAGATCGTCACCGATCCCAACGCGGTGCTCGCCTCGAACACCTCGTCGATCCCGATCATGAAGCTCGGTATCGCGACCGGTGCCCCCGAACGTGTCATCGGCATGCACTTCTTCAACCCCGTGCCGGTGCTCCCGCTCGTCGAGCTCGTCACCACTCTGAAGACCAGCCCCACCGTCTCCGAGCGCGCCGAGGCCTTCGCCGCCGACGTACTGGGCAAGCAGGTCGTGCGGTCCTCCGATCGCGCAGGTTTCATTGCCAACGCACTGCTGGTGCCGTACCTGCTCTCGGCGATCCGGATGGTCGAGTCCGGCTTCGCCACCAAGGAGGACATCGACAAGACGATGGTCCTGGGCTGCGCCCACCCGATGGGTCCGCTCGCCCTGACCGACCTCGTCGGTCTGGACACCGTCAAGTCGATCGCCGACTCCATGTACGAGGAGTTCAAGGAGCCCCTGTACTCGGCCCCGCCGCTGCTGCAGCGCATGGTCGAGGCGGGACTCGTCGGCAAGAAGTCGGGCGCCGGCTTCTACGAGTACGCCGACAACGGCCGCACGGTCAAGAAGGCCGGCTAG